Genomic segment of Populus nigra chromosome 14, ddPopNigr1.1, whole genome shotgun sequence:
CTATCATTTTGAGTCATTCAATGTTATGGGCAAAATCTTTGCGTGGGCTCACCATATCCTCTCAATGAGATTcacaactttcttttttattattatgaaattgaCAACTTTGATGCTGCTTCCAAATTGTCTTTGCATCAAAACCCTAGCTAGCTGTAAGAAGAAGttgaatacacacacacacacacacaaaaagagAGTAGAAACGGATAATTTAAACAACAAAACTCAATGgtttgagagaaaaaagaatgtGCTGAGCAGGTGAATATTTAAGAATACAAAGTGCCACCCTTTTATGATTTCTGGTcgattatatataaacaattgaAGTTTGGGTAGTTATCCGttgttatatgttattttattttatttttgctcttAAAGATGATAGGCCCAGGCCCAAGACTAGATTCTAAGAACCTTTTGTTCCTGGGTGTGCGCGCACGTGGTCGgtgtctatttatttattttttattattattatttttggtggATGGAGATCATTGGTTTAGCAGGATGAAGGGACCTCTAGTGGTTCATGGTTTCTGAAATTAATGAAGTGATTGGCACTGCAGAGATAGATTAGGAAACTGCCTTTCGTTTGTCTGATGTTGAAAAGGCCAGATTAGGCTGTCACATGGTTCCTGTTTTTTCCTGTCAAATTGTTGCTGTGTTTCTCGACATCGGATTCTGCTAAATGTCCCGGATGCCGTATGACTAGAGAAAGGGGAAGGCAGAGATCTCAGATAGGATGCTTCTTTACACACCCTACTGATGATATGATGCCAATATCCCCATGGATTCGAAGTCCGAGGGCCTGCGCATGGTGGTCTTGTTTCCCATCAACCAActatttgagattgaaaaaaatataatagctaTATGTTTCAAGTGTGAATGAAACTGAACAAACAAGTAATCACAGGGCAAATGAAACCTCAATCATGTGCTgaataacaaattgaaaaggaaattaatAGGCATTTGTAAATGAAAGctgtatgttttaaaaaaaaatttacgaaACTTCTTAGAATTCGTAAATATGAATTACAGAAATTCATGATGAACTCAACAGGAAGGGACATAGCCTATATTATCTGCAAAATTTCACCATGCCTCTAATGTTACTGTCTCAAGGTGTAAAAACCACTCCAATTTTGAATCCTATCTTTGTAAACTTCATTATTCTGCTCATCTCTACAGACAACAATCCAATTCCCTATGTATATTTGTATCTGCAAAATTCATGGGATCAGAATCGGTTTGTCACACTATACATGAGCTTCTCCTGGTTTGTGAAGCGCACCATTCCAACTATGACTCTCTGATTTGTCATCATCTTCTGCTTCCATGCTATCTCCTCCAGTATTAGAGGTAGTCTTGGCAGAGCCACTTGCATGGAGGGATCCTTTCGGAGAATTAGACTGTGAAATGTTACCTGTTGAAGGGTCCTTGCATTGATCTTGAGATGCTGGGACTGCTGGAGATGCTGGGACTTTACGGAGATGAAGCCTGTATTTCTGCTCACACAAAATACCTCATGTTAGTTAGTACTCCATGAAAGAAAATAGCCAAGAAAATATGTACAAACTTACTTGCAAGTGGCTTTTAACTTCATCATTGGTGAGGCCATCCACTTGCATATGCTCTCTGATCTGTTTAGGAGTGGCCACTATATCACAGGAAAAACCAATTAGTTTGAGAGAAAGATAATCATAGTATAACAAGAAAATGATTTGCTACGGAACAGAATCCAGTAGACCGGCCTAAGAACAAGCAAGCCTCAGAATGCCATTTCATTTCTCATATTAGCAAATTTCACAAGTTAGAATTCACTCAAAATTGAAGTTTTCAAGCAAATCGATCTTTTGTTTATTTCCCATATTTTCAGAGACTCTTTACGGACCAGCTAAACATCAGTCTAATTAAAAGTTCCTAGCAAAATCCCTTTCTAGTGCAGCAGTTTggaatgtttttctttaattacaagtgtaaaaaagagagaatttagCAAGCATCTAACCTTGACAACCACCAAGTTGTTGAAGGGCATCAACAAAGCGCCGGTGAAGCTCTGGTGACCAGCACCGCCGCTGCTTCCTGTAAGCctgctgttgctgctgttgtGATTTACTCAGTATCTTCGTTTGATTACTACAATTGTTGCTCTTTCGCGTCCAATTGCAGGAACTCAAATCAGGAACTGGAGTCATAGGAGAAAGTCCGGTAACTTGCGAAACAACCtccttttcttccttccttttacTCCCTTCAAAACCAGAAAGAGCCTTGAAAGGCACAAAAGCCCCTCCCTTGTTGCTATGACTACCTAACTGAACTGGGTTCTCACAAGTAGAcctatcatcatcttcttcacttTTCTAAAAAGGAAAAGCATGAAATCAAACCGATTCCCATCTTGCAAAATCCAAATAAATCTGCTATCTTTATTCCtccaaatcaagaaaatttaagagaatttgaatTACCTGTTTTGGTTCTGATTTCGAGTCTTGCTTTTTGCAATCCAAGTGGTTGTTAGTGTTCCAAAGCTGAACAGAACTCATCCAGTTCTTTTTATCATTCCCATCTTCATTGGAATTCCCTTTCAATGGTATCAAATCGTTCAATTCACTGCACTGCATTGCCTCCTCCTTTAATCTCGCAATAGCTAAAAACCCCACAAAaccaaacaacaacaacaacgaaaAAACCCCCATGAAATCAAAATCACATCTTTAAAAGCATAAAAGCACAAAATCAAAGATATAAATACAAAAgcgaaagaaaaaaacaaaaaacaaaacaaaaaataccttCATTCAAGAGAAGCATGCAAAGAGGGAGTTCACGTTTAAAAGCATCAATCTTTCTCCGTTCATCTTCTAATCTCTCGACATAATCGTAAAGCTTTGTTAACTTTTGGCTTCCATCTTTAACCATCGAAACCTCTTTAAGACattcatttattgtttttggttcACAAACCAAACTCAAGTCCAAGCTAAGCTCCATCGTTTTAGCTTTGTTTCACCCAGATTATCTTCTATTAAAAACCTCTAACATGACCAAGAAAATGAATAACAAAAATCAGAGAAAACCCATGTCCTTATATAGACAAGGGGCAAAAATTCAGATTCAAAGACGCCAAGATTCGGTTACTCACTCACCTACGGGTAGTCGCATAAATTTGAGTCAACTCGGTTGACTCGGTGGCCTTCTAGAGGAAAAACTAggtgaattatatttttgtctttataGATTCAGTAATGATTCAATTTTACCCTCACGGTCTAGAATTTCCCATCGTTacgattttcatattttttattatccttttATCTTCATAAATTCGTATGATACATATAATCTCTTACTGTCTGAAAGGTAGAAAATTGTAATTGTGTGCCATTTCTGCAAAGGTTTACTTCAATAATTCTCAGACAGCTAGATCATACGTGGCTAAGTTCTTAACATTCTATGTGAAATTCATGATAATGTTAACGTTAATGCATAGGTTCTACAAGAAAATTCATGGTGGCTACgttgctttttatatataacttttaaatattaatttagaacttatttgatattgtagtaatgattattttttaaaatatttttttacttgtaaatgcaatgaaataatattttttactttttaaaattcatttctaATATCAccccatcaaaacaatataaaaacataaaaaaattaatttgaagtgaaaaaaattataaaattttaaatttttcaaaaatatttttaaaatataaaaataaataagttcttGATGATTAAAGGTCACAAAATactatttgaaaattataaggATAACATTGAAAAACTTTGCATTAAGAATTGAAGCAATATTTAAGAGGAGAGTGATGAGTGGATACGAGTTTGGTGATTTATGGAACTGAGAATCTTCAAACGCGGCGACTTGTGGtcaataattaattagcatttctATATGGTAAAGGGAAATTTATTAGCAAATGAAAAGGAATTATTTTGGTATGGTGTGTGCTCTATAAGATTCATTATGTTGGGTGGGGTGGGGTGAGGTGAGGTTAAggtatctttgaaaaaaaaaaaacataaagtcgCTTTAGGTAAGaaatttgttgttgtttgtgTTTTCCAAAGTTgtacttttaataaaaaaaatacagataatttacttgttttaattattattattattattattattttattaatatggatgtctGACCAGCTTGCACGTATTTGTAtttcgactaatcccacagatcctgaagttaacgaccatgtaaatttcaagtggtcatcatattaacaaccacaTGGCTCAAACTTGAAATCACAGAAGAAGCAAATTTTTTGATCCCAAGTTTTTACCACTAGATTCTTACtagatgatttattattattattattattatgtatggatttctaaaattaatagtATAATGCTCTCTCGAAGAAACAAATGATATATCTAATGTGTGgtcgatgaaaaaaaattataattattctaTATTGTCATTTTTCTAAGGTTTTATAGCCTTTTATTGTCAAACGATAAACCTTTTATAATGATGGATTGATTGTAAGCATTAGCAACCAAGATTTACATGAAAATTCTTCCTCTGCCGCTTTTTAGAAAATCTCATCAAAATCCACTTTGCAGATCCTATGAGATTTCTTATAAAGTGAcgtaaagaaaaaatcattgataaaatATTCGTTCCTGTCTTGTATATATAGAGCgtcccatgattttttttttaaaaaaatatattgaacatttttcatgatttcaaaaaaactttaaatgtttaaaaagtgttattgaaatttttcttttactttaattttttttaaaaaatattaaatcattttttattctgatattaaaaataaattttaaaaaataaaataaaatattattttaatatatcctcaaacaaaaaaaacaactatttttttataatctcaaaCACTATCCgaaataatttttagtattattgCATAACAAGACTAATAGATATTGAAATATGATACTTTCAGTACTCTTAATGACTATACTAGTaatttacaatatatattatcaaaatcTTATGATTTATGAGTATAACGTGGATttcataaatgaaattaaaattaaaattactgaaatttgaatgaaaaatatgCAATATCAAGAAATTAGCCAAATGTAATATTAATGTGAAAACATGAGCATGGTGGCGGAGGCAAGGGGGCTAACCCTgcaatgaaatgtttttttccaGCTCCTCCCtggttaatatttataattttagtagTAATATAACTGAAATTTTAgccattttaaaataatttttttaatttattcctttttaattattttttcttgcccTGTCCTGACTAATAATTCTAGTAAAAACCTTGgataatcaaaattttgatcACCTAAAAGAAAAGGGCACATCTTTTCatatagttttattaaaaacaacattttctaTAATTGTTTTCTCATGAGTTTTATTAACGAACACAGAATACATGcatttgtctttctttctaatACGGAAGAATCCTGTGTATATATAAAGTTTGAGTCACTACACATTCATCATGCTTATCCGAACTCCCCCGTACATCATAAAGatctaaatattataattaaaaaataaaaaaactttgcaTCCATCTATCACGGCCATGATTGCAAGGGTAAGATTTAGTTATTGTtttctaaagtattttttatttaaaaaatattaaaattatataattttttattttttaaaatttatttttaatacagcACTTcgaaacaatctaaaaatataaaaaattaaatttaaaataaaaaaattaaattccaacaaaaagtaatttgaaaCTCCAAAACGGTAAGTATATTCCAACAAAAGGAGATGGATAGTATCATCTAATAATAATCTA
This window contains:
- the LOC133672740 gene encoding transcription factor HHO5-like, giving the protein MELSLDLSLVCEPKTINECLKEVSMVKDGSQKLTKLYDYVERLEDERRKIDAFKRELPLCMLLLNEAIARLKEEAMQCSELNDLIPLKGNSNEDGNDKKNWMSSVQLWNTNNHLDCKKQDSKSEPKQKSEEDDDRSTCENPVQLGSHSNKGGAFVPFKALSGFEGSKRKEEKEVVSQVTGLSPMTPVPDLSSCNWTRKSNNCSNQTKILSKSQQQQQQAYRKQRRCWSPELHRRFVDALQQLGGCQVATPKQIREHMQVDGLTNDEVKSHLQKYRLHLRKVPASPAVPASQDQCKDPSTGNISQSNSPKGSLHASGSAKTTSNTGGDSMEAEDDDKSESHSWNGALHKPGEAHV